The following are encoded in a window of Fusarium verticillioides 7600 chromosome 6, whole genome shotgun sequence genomic DNA:
- a CDS encoding vesicle-associated membrane protein 4, which produces MPEQEAPYDPYIPSGQAGAQQQGAGGNARTQALQAQIDDTVGVMRDNINKVSQRGERLDALQDKTDNLAVSAQGFRRGANRVRKQMWWKDMKMRMCLIIGIIILLVIIIVPSVVATR; this is translated from the exons ATGCCTGAGCAGGAAGCCCCCTACGACCCTTACATCCCCAGCGGCCAGGCTGGAGCCCAACAACAGGGCGCTGGCGGCAATGCTAGAACGCAGGCGCTACAAGCT CAAATTGATGACACCGTGGGTGTGATGCgtgacaacatcaacaaggttTCTCAACGCGGTGAGCGCCTGGATGCTCTTCAGGATAAGACCGACAACTTGGCCGTCTCGGCACAAGGTTTCCGTCGAGGAGCCAATAGAGTCCGTAAGCAGATGTGGTGGAAGGATATGAAGATGCGAATGTGTCTGATTATCGGTATTATCATTCTActggtcatcatcattgtccCCTCTG TTGTGGCTACTCGTTAA
- a CDS encoding ectonucleotide pyrophosphatase/phosphodiesterase family member 1/3, with amino-acid sequence MSFHNLNTNPSREDRDNASFLSPIAYDDDASSLHSRSDQDTDTDDDELISRARNSRELRAHDRIVLMEEEDIDRLVTDSRQKKERERRGSGLAVPNIGKIFGRRGSSSGNRSINSSAENLVIEKRKTRRQRRQRKREKLVEHAQHGEDGELMYEMEEGGMKEGSSTGESSERDDSDELDRHHLNMIAEAKAQRRRSWRRWVFIHSLIAIGFAILILLAWKLSKNRRNRFTKANQPLVSNGTALFAPTSLIISLDGFRADFLQRGLTPTLNSFVAEGVSPKWMHPSFPSVTFPNHYTLATGLYPESHGIVSNTFWDPDMQSQFYYTHPGQSLDPKWWGGEPFWVTAEKQGVRSAVHMWPGSEAHVLHTEPSLMDKFNGKETLENKVARIMEFLDMPGFEDKTVDTGNMRPQLIAAYVPHVDSDGHKFGPNSTEIRQTISNVDSMLRQVFHGLEQRNLTDIVNVIVVSDHGMATTDISRLIQLEDLIDTDKIEHIDGWPLYGLRPKNPDDLKGLYDELKEKSKSNPKFEVYLRDVDMPERYHFSKHHRIAPLWVIPETGWAIVTRDEFNVEEGKKKNLVYHPRGLHGYDHEHPLMRAIFIARGPAFPHPANSQIEVFQNIEVYNMLCDSVGLTPSPNNGTLRLPLKPIGVHKPEDTPEEPADPPSAPKKPARPTLPEKPSHPEQPTVPQKPTQPERPTVPVAPTQSTKATFSLNKPTKPSKSAVPSKDSGGKDGDSDSDGDGDSDSGDDDDEKDQGIWDWFTHKVEKVWHKITGDDD; translated from the exons ATGTCCTTCCACAACTTAAATACGAATCCTTCTAGGGAGGATCGCGACAATGCTTCGTTCCTCTCTCCTATCGCATACGACGACGATGCTTCGTCTCTTCACTCCCGTAGCGATCAAGATACCGATACCGACGATGACGAACTTATCTCGCGTGCGAGAAACAGTAGAGAATTGCGTGCTCATGATCGTATCgtgttgatggaggaggaagatatcgACCGACTTGTTACCGATTCGCGACAAAAGAAAGAACGGGAGCGTCGTGGCTCAGGACTCGCAGTACCTAATATAGGCAAAATCTTTGGTCGTCGAGGAAGCAGTTCAGGGAATCGTTCGATCAACAGCTCCGCCGAAAATCTTGTGATTGAGAAGCGAAAAACTCGACGCCAACGGAGACAGAGGAAACGAGAGAAACTTGTGGAGCATGCTCAACATGGAGAGGACGGAGAGTTGATgtatgagatggaagagggaGGTATGAAGGAAGGAAGCTCAACTGGCGAAAGCAGCGAGAGGGATGATAGTGACGAATTGGATCGGCATCATCTAAATATGATTGCCGAAGCAAAGGCCCAGCGACGTCGCAGCTGGCGCCGGTGGGTCTTCATTCACTCCCTGATCGCCATAGGCTTCGCGATCTTAATTCTATTAGCCTGGAAGCTATCCAAGAATCGCAGGAACAGATTCACCAAGGCGAACCAACCCCTGGTCAGCAATGGAACCGCCCTCTTTGCGCCCACgtccctcatcatcagcctgGATGGTTTCCGCGCCGACTTCCTCCAACGTGGATTGACGCCTACCTTAAACTCGTTCGTTGCTGAGGGAGTGTCGCCGAAATGGATGCAtccttcttttccatcaGTCACGTTCCCGAACCATTACACTCTTGCGACAGGCTTATATCCCGAAAGCCATGGCATCGTCAGCAACACCTTCTGGGATCCTGACATGCAATCGCAATTCTACTACACCCATCCTGGCCAGAGCCTTGACCCAAAATGGTGGGGAGGAGAGCCTTTCTGGGTCACAGCAGAGAAACAAGGGGTTCGGAGTGCTGTCCATATGTGGCCAGGAAGCGAGGCACATGTCCTCCACACTGAACCAAGCTTGATGGATAAGTtcaatggcaaagaaacACTTGAGAACAAGGTTGCCAGAATCATGGAGTTTCTTGATATGCCCGGCTTTGAGGACAAGACCGTGGACACTGGCAACATGCGACCACAATTGATTGCCGCTTACGTTCCTCATGTCGATAGTGATGGTCATAAATTCGGTCCCAACTCCACCGAGATCCGCCAAACCATCAGTAACGTGGATAGCATGCTGAGACAGGTCTTCCATGGTCTTGAGCAACGCAACTTGACCGACATTGTCAATGTGATTGTCGTCTCCGATCACGGGATGGCAACCACAGATATCTCAAGACTAATCCAGCTTGAAGACCTCATCGATACTGACAAGATTGAACATATCGATGGCTGGCCGCTCTACGGCCTTCGTCCCAAGAATCCCGACGACCTGAAAGGACTCTatgatgagctcaaggagaagtcaaagtcaaacccCAAATTTGAAGTCTATCTTCGTGATGTCGACATGCCCGAGCGATATCACTTCTCCAAGCATCACCGCATCGCCCCGTTGTGGGTTATACCTGAGACAGGATGGGCCATTGTCACCAGAGACGAGttcaatgttgaagaaggaaagaagaagaacctcgTATATCATCCGCGAGGCCTACATGGTTATGACCATGAGCATCCACTTATGAGAGCCATTTTCATTGCCCGTGGCCCTGCGTTCCCCCACCCAGCGAACAGCCAGATCGAAGTTTTCC AAAACATTGAGGTGTACAACATGTTGTGCGACTCCGTTGGTTTGACGCCCAGCCCCAACAATGGAACTTTAAGGCTTCCCCTGAAGCCCATCGGCGTGCACAAGCCCGAAGATACACCCGAGGAACCTGCCGATCCTCCGTCCGCCCCCAAGAAGCCGGCGCGCCCAACTTTGCCGGAGAAGCCAAGTCATCCCGAGCAGCCAACTGTGCCCCAAAAGCCCACCCAGCCTGAACGACCTACGGTTCCAGTTGCCCCTACGCAGTCCACCAAGGCGACATTCTCACTCAACAAACCCACGAAACCATCAAAGTCGGCTGTCCCCTCTAAGGACAGCGGAGGTAAGGATGGTGATAGTGACAGCGACGGCGACGGCGATAGTGACAgtggcgacgatgacgatgagaaagaCCAAGGAATCTGGGATTGGTTCACTCACAAAGTGGAGAAAGTCTGGCATAAAATCactggagatgatgattga
- a CDS encoding long-chain acyl-CoA synthetase: protein MQYLLLHARAALSYVVSVRGFASRPFLTLIPPVSPFILLSLFLLTLNDTLTLNPHCRHRRPFCEVVLLHLDHHLSHHLHLNLDQLPRLLRSYRAFKMTDWTTGIMPLHQVHKPPFTIEAPGYEKVPGETIPRRHPKAKDGLVTYPAPDARTVFQVVERSARLYPNHHAVGARKLINMHTEKKKVKKNVDGEIQEVEKEWSYFELTGFDYLTYQQYLERVLQIGSGLRKLGLTSDDKLHIFGTTSIGWISTSHAAASQSISIVTAYDTLGPSGVEHSLVQTECSAMYVDSQLLKTASDPIKKSSVKTVIVNDRTIFAKGGELEAFRANHPDLKIITLEELRQLGQDNPVEPNPAKPSDLYCIMYTSGSTGLPKGACITHEALIAGVTSLYTCVEECVSDKECILAYLPLAHIFEMALENLVMYIGGTLGYGNPRTLSDASMKNCAGDMREFKPTVMVGVPQIWETVRKGITAKLEAASPLLKNLFWGAYNWKAFASKNKLPLASLFDSIVFGKVRELTGGRMRFTMNGASGISDGTKNFISLVVAPMLAGYGLTETCANGSLGCPLEFSPDAIGPTPCACEVKLVALPELGYSTEAKVPQGEIWIKGLPVMTKYWNNPEETEKALTPDGWFKTGDIGEFNAQGHLRVFDRVKNLVKMQGGEYIALEKLESVYRGVQSVANVMVHADPEHSRPIAVIMPNEKVLHEKAKELGVDEHNLHTVHTNPKMVSFVLKDLQGAAKRAGLSSIEIVVGVLITDEEWTSDNGLLTATQKLNRRKITEHFKKDIAATLKSTGS from the exons ATGCAGTATCTCCTTCTCCACGCCCGCGCTGCTCTCTCCTACGTCGTCTCCGTCCGTGGCTTCGCTTCCCGTCCCTTCCTCACATTAATTCCGCCAGTCTCCcccttcatccttctttccctttttctcctcactctcaacgATACCCTCACTCTCAACCCCCACTGTCGTCATCGCAGGCCATTCTGTGAAGTTGtcctccttcaccttgaCCATCACCTAAGCCATCACCTAcacctcaaccttgatcaGCTTCCCCGTCTGCTTCGTAGCTACCGCGCATTCAAGATGACTGACTGGACAACGGGCATTATGCCGCTGCACCAGGTGCACAAGCCTCCTTTCACCATCGAGGCTCCTGGCTACGAGAAGGTCCCCGGCGAAACCATCCCTCGACGTCatcccaaggccaaggacggTCTCGTCACCTATCCTGCTCCCGATGCCAGGACCGTCTTCCAGGTCGTTGAGCGCAGCGCCCGACTCTACCCCAACCATCATGCTGTCGGTGCCCGtaagctcatcaacatgcacactgagaagaagaaggtcaagaagaacgtAGATGGCGAGATccaggaagttgagaaggagtGGTCCTACTTCGAGTTGACTGGCTTCGATTACTTGACTTACCAACAGTACCTCGAGCGCGTTCTGCAGATTGGCTCCGGTCTACGGAAGCTGGGCTTGACAAGTGATGACAAGCTTCACATTTTCGGTACCACCAG CATCGGTTGGATCTCCACTTCCCACGCAGCTGCCTCACAGTCCATCTCGATTGTCACCGCCTACGATACACTTGGTCCCAGTGGTGTCGAGCACTCTCTCGTTCAAACCGAATGTAGCGCCATGTATGTCGATTCGCAACTCCTCAAGACAGCTTCAGATCCTATCAAGAAGTCCTCCGTCAAAACCGTTATCGTCAACGACCGAACGATCTTCGCCAAGGGTGGTGAGCTCGAGGCCTTTAGGGCCAATCATCCCGATCTGAAGATCATCACTCTTGAGGAACTTCGCCAGCTCGGTCAAGATAACCCCGTTGAGCCGAACCCGGCCAAGCCATCCGACCTTTACTGTATCATGTACACTTCTGGTTCCACTGGTCTGCCCAAGGGTGCCTGCATCACCCACGAAGCTCTCATTGCTGGAG TCACCAGTTTGTACACCTGTGTCGAAGAATGCGTTAGTGATAAGGAATGTATTCTTGCTTACTTACCTCTCGCTCATATTTTCGAAATGGCACTCGAAAACCTCGTTATGTACATTGGAGGAACTCTTGGATACGGAAACCCGCGAACGCTTTCTGATGCATCAATGAAGAACTGCGCTGGTGATATGCGCGAGTTCAAGCCCACTGTCATGGTAGGCGTCCCCCAAATCTGGGAGACTGTGAGGAAGGGTATTACAGccaagctcgaggctgccagtcctctcctcaagaacctaTTCTGGGGCGCATACAACTGGAAGGCGTTCGCCTCTAAGAACAAACTGCCTCTGGCGAGCTTGTTTGACAGCATCGTGTTTGGCAAAGTCCGTGAGCTGACGGGTGGTCGTATGCGCTTCACTATGAATGGCGCCAGTGGTATTTCCGATGGTACAAAGAACTTCATTTCGTTGGTCGTTGCTCCCATGTTGGCTGGTTACGGCCTCACTGAGACCTGCGCCAATGGCTCTCTGGGCTGCCCACTTGAGTTCTCCCCCGATGCCATTGGTCCTACCCCTTGCGCCTGTGAAGTCAAGCTTGTTGCACTTCCCGAGCTAGGCTACTCAACTGAAGCCAAGGTTCCACAAGGCGAGATCTGGATCAAGGGTTTGCCAGTTATGACCAAATACTGGAACAACCCCGAGGAGACAGAAAAGGCCCTGACTCCTGACGGCTGGTTCAAGACTGGCGATATTGGAGAATTTAATGCTCAGGGCCACCTTCGAGTCTTTGACCGCGTCAAGAATCTCGTTAAGATGCAGGGCGGTGAATacatcgcccttgagaaACTCGAGTCTGTGTACCGTGGTGTCCAGTCTGTGGCCAACGTTATGGTCCACGCCGATCCCGAGCACTCACGCCCTATTGCCGTTATCATGCCGAACGAGAAAGTCTTGCacgagaaggccaaggagctgggtgttgatgagcacAACCTCCACACTGTCCACACCAACCCCAAGATGGTCAGctttgttctcaaggatCTCCAAGGTGCTGCAAAACGTGCTGGTTTGAGCAGTATTGAGATTGTCGTTGGCGTTTTGATCACTGACGAAGAGTGGACATCGGATAAT GGACTTCTCACCGCTACTCAGAAGCTGAACCGACGCAAGATCACGGAAcacttcaagaaggacatcGCTGCCACCCTCAAGAGCACCGGCTCTTAA